From the Spiroplasma chrysopicola DF-1 genome, one window contains:
- a CDS encoding MurR/RpiR family transcriptional regulator produces the protein MVSNNDVFLDLSMLAGRELDFYYFTINNYDFLINSNLQTLSQKYGVGMSFIYGFFKKLNVSGLKEYIFKLGILHGVSLITKKNDKNSCNSQVLTLIQDNYQVSNNINVVMFQDQQAKFDQLITILSQAKIIYAFGAGHSLIALTDLCGMLTHFGLVTQILERGKNITKTVLSMTKNDVLIIFSMRGLNDFHLQLLKLFRREQIPGQVVLITSNLNSELNKYTNLSIFIDNQIRRINDLEDNLIFSPLWSFLFFTDYLKNLFYIKNKKLIDEKDSFLQEMNSWHDNKRIEK, from the coding sequence ATGGTTTCAAATAATGATGTTTTTTTAGATTTAAGCATGTTAGCAGGCCGGGAATTAGATTTTTATTATTTTACAATAAATAACTATGATTTTTTAATTAATTCAAATCTTCAGACTTTAAGCCAAAAATATGGTGTTGGTATGAGTTTTATTTATGGTTTTTTTAAAAAATTAAATGTTTCGGGCTTAAAAGAATATATTTTTAAATTAGGAATTTTACATGGTGTTAGTTTAATTACCAAAAAAAATGATAAAAATAGTTGTAATTCACAAGTTTTAACATTAATTCAAGACAATTATCAAGTTTCGAATAATATTAATGTTGTGATGTTTCAAGATCAACAAGCAAAATTTGACCAATTAATTACTATTTTATCGCAAGCAAAAATAATTTATGCTTTTGGGGCGGGTCATAGTTTAATTGCGTTAACAGATTTATGTGGGATGTTAACCCATTTTGGGTTGGTCACTCAAATTTTGGAACGGGGAAAAAATATTACTAAAACAGTATTATCGATGACAAAAAATGATGTTTTAATAATTTTTTCAATGCGAGGGCTAAATGATTTTCATTTACAATTATTAAAATTATTTAGAAGAGAACAAATCCCCGGCCAAGTTGTGTTAATAACAAGTAATTTAAATTCAGAGTTGAATAAATATACCAATTTATCAATTTTTATAGATAATCAAATTCGTCGGATTAATGATTTAGAGGATAATTTAATTTTTTCACCATTATGAAGTTTTCTCTTTTTTACTGATTATCTAAAAAACCTTTTTTATATTAAAAACAAAAAACTAATTGATGAGAAAGATAGCTTTTTACAAGAAATGAATAGTTGGCATGATAATAAAAGGATTGAAAAATAA
- a CDS encoding PTS fructose transporter subunit IIC has translation MTTDKIKIVAITACAAGVAHTYMAADSLKKAASEKGFEIIVETQGTIGAENVLTPEQIAQADLVIIAADVKIDLSRFNDKKLFKTGVNFAIKNPAQLIETALEQGTIHGKKGTKVGAVTFGTTKKRGMLSHLMTGISWMIPMTIAAGILMAIANLCAFQTEYVDNYGDYGQNWVLGTRKLPQFMMDVGALGFKLMIPLFAGFTAYSIADKPGLAPAMIAGWIINDNKMLGIDVTVGTTNSPIEPGAGFIGAIVVGLLSGYLVQLLKIIRWPKVLQPIVPLMIIPILATFIMATFVKFVIGAPIAGLVLGMFDGLSALQEKFASTGIIIAIVVAIMIAFDLGGPLNKTALVFGTVIFYQTLAQAMAEGKTFWDANFIPGTATQAAISVPPLGMWLSTIIFKNRYPKNQRIMGKAAFGTGMVGITEGAIPFAAADPIRIIPANIVGSVVAAILVTLWDVKFAAGLGSPLGTFLGYIQQNSAPFWPMAWILAILAGVVTTAVIAGLLKPKIKGEEAELLKEEKLSRKIARKNAKNNLKLLFTKPKLAGEKMNHWFKRTWQNRIQSTKEYWIWIGTGIKNYFVDWGYSIQRGWISFTNLFRRKKNKKDPSVVGVKIKKD, from the coding sequence ATGACAACAGATAAAATAAAAATTGTGGCAATTACCGCTTGTGCGGCGGGAGTTGCCCATACTTATATGGCCGCTGATAGTTTAAAAAAAGCAGCCAGTGAGAAGGGTTTTGAAATTATTGTTGAAACGCAAGGAACAATTGGGGCCGAAAATGTCTTAACCCCTGAACAAATTGCCCAAGCGGATCTTGTTATTATTGCTGCTGATGTCAAAATTGATTTATCCCGTTTTAATGATAAAAAACTTTTTAAAACAGGAGTTAATTTTGCCATCAAAAATCCAGCCCAGTTAATTGAAACAGCTTTAGAACAAGGCACTATTCACGGAAAAAAAGGAACAAAAGTGGGGGCTGTTACTTTTGGAACAACAAAAAAAAGAGGAATGCTATCGCATTTGATGACAGGGATTTCATGAATGATTCCGATGACAATTGCGGCCGGGATTCTAATGGCGATTGCCAATCTATGTGCTTTTCAAACCGAATATGTAGATAATTATGGTGATTATGGCCAAAATTGAGTATTGGGAACAAGAAAACTACCCCAATTTATGATGGATGTTGGAGCTTTAGGATTTAAACTAATGATCCCATTATTTGCTGGGTTTACTGCTTATTCAATTGCGGATAAGCCAGGATTAGCTCCAGCAATGATTGCTGGATGAATTATTAATGATAATAAAATGTTAGGAATTGATGTAACAGTTGGAACAACTAATTCTCCAATTGAACCAGGAGCTGGTTTCATTGGCGCAATTGTCGTTGGACTTTTAAGTGGATACTTAGTTCAATTATTAAAAATTATTCGTTGACCAAAAGTTTTACAACCAATTGTTCCATTGATGATTATTCCAATTTTAGCAACATTTATTATGGCAACTTTTGTTAAATTTGTTATTGGAGCACCAATTGCAGGTTTAGTATTAGGAATGTTTGATGGTTTAAGTGCTTTACAAGAAAAATTTGCCTCAACAGGAATTATTATTGCGATTGTTGTTGCAATAATGATTGCCTTCGATTTAGGAGGGCCATTAAATAAAACCGCTTTAGTTTTTGGAACAGTTATATTTTACCAAACATTAGCGCAAGCAATGGCGGAAGGGAAAACATTCTGAGATGCAAACTTTATTCCCGGAACAGCAACCCAAGCCGCAATTTCGGTACCACCACTAGGAATGTGATTATCAACTATTATCTTTAAAAATCGTTACCCAAAAAATCAAAGAATTATGGGGAAAGCGGCTTTTGGAACAGGAATGGTTGGAATTACAGAAGGAGCAATTCCATTTGCTGCTGCTGATCCAATTCGTATTATTCCGGCTAATATTGTCGGTTCAGTTGTTGCTGCGATTCTAGTAACATTATGAGATGTTAAATTTGCAGCCGGATTAGGATCACCGTTAGGAACTTTTTTAGGATATATTCAACAGAATTCAGCTCCATTTTGACCAATGGCATGAATTTTAGCTATTTTAGCCGGAGTAGTAACAACAGCTGTTATTGCGGGGTTATTAAAACCAAAAATCAAAGGTGAAGAAGCTGAATTATTGAAAGAAGAAAAATTATCACGTAAAATAGCTCGTAAAAATGCTAAAAATAATTTAAAATTATTATTTACAAAACCAAAATTAGCTGGGGAAAAAATGAATCATTGATTCAAAAGAACTTGGCAAAATCGAATTCAAAGTACAAAAGAATATTGAATTTGAATTGGAACAGGAATTAAAAATTACTTTGTAGACTGAGGTTATTCAATTCAAAGAGGATGAATTTCATTTACTAATTTATTCCGTCGTAAAAAAAATAAAAAAGATCCGTCAGTTGTTGGTGTTAAAATAAAAAAAGATTAA